Genomic DNA from Nicotiana tabacum cultivar K326 chromosome 21, ASM71507v2, whole genome shotgun sequence:
TTCTCTATACAATTTATTTGGCTTTATATCTTGATGTTGACATGCTACCAATAGAGTTTGAGAATAAAATATTAATCCTTTTGATATAGTGATTTCCTGTGTTATGTTGCGCAGATTCTCCAAAATGTTGCCTCCGAAAATGCACTAGTTTTGGAGGATCTGACACGCACCCGACTATGTTTcagagagtccgagcaacataggtgATATCTATATCATTTTGAGAATAAAATATTatgttgaaaatattttcaaaatgataTAGGATATAGTGATATCCTATGTTGCGCACACTCTCCAAAATGTTGCCGCATCTGTGTCGGATCCTCAAAAAATGCACTAGTTTTGGAGGATCTACCATATTTTCAGAGAGTCTGAGCAACATAGGTGATATCTGTATCATTTTGATAAGTTTGGATGATACAAGGCTTTGAATCTTGATGACTTGAATAGGATTAATTAAGAAGAAATTTTCTGGTGAAGGATTATTTCATTTTTAGTATTGGTTTGAAGGATTATTTCATTTTTAGTATTGGTTTGATTCCTCTGGGATAGTGAATTCGTGTAAAAATGTTTGACCTTTTACAAAAAAACaagaaattatttattaaaattttgccAAATTTACCCTTATTGTTCTAATTGGTGGAGTATTGATTGAAACGTTTAAGGAGAGATAGAGGGCTCATAAGTGGTGTGCAAAAAGCTAAGGCAGATAATATGAATCACGACATGTTAGTAACcagaggaaaagaaagaaaaagcgaTATCTGTAATAGCAGCGAGCGAAATGGGAGCAGCCTAAACTGTAAAAATGGGGTTGTTGGAGAGAAATTCAAGCGTCGTGCTGTTAAGGAAAACAGCCTGAATGTTGCACCTTTAGATGGAGAAAGTCCAGTAGCCTAAATCATCACTAGCTTACGCTCTAACCCTAGTAGCATGGGGCATGTGGAATCCCGTGTGAATAAgaaatatactccctccgtttcaatttatgtgaacccatttgactgggcacggagtttaagaaaagagagaagacttttgaacttgtggtgtaaaatgaagcacatatattttgtgtggctataaatcattgcataaaggtaagttgtttccaaatagaaaaagaggtcattctttttggcacggactaaaaaggaaataggttcacataaattgaaacagagggagtattttTTAACACAGTAAGCAGAGCTGAAGTGTTTGGGGTTGTGAGGTCAATATTTCCAATTAGTAATTACAATTAATCTAATCCAGTATATGGGAGCTTGTCTTTATATTGTTGCACATTAACTATTAAGATAGAAAATTAGCTATATCTACAGCTGCTCAATATTAGaggttgagttttaaggctctaatGTTATGGTTTATGCATACTAGCAATGAATGTGCTTTGATATGGGATGTTAAGGATAATGATTATAATTAGTTAAACTTCAACGTTCTTAGCTGGTAAATCATGTTTGCCGTAGGGTGAGACttgattaattaattaggtaattttGACATGGATCCTCTGTTCATTTTGCTGGTATGTGTATTATAAAGTagtcttcttcattcttcttttGAACTTAAGAAGCAGTGCATTGAAAGAGAAGCTTCATGTTTCTTTCTAATGACGCCGACTAATTATGGacatggaacttgaattgaaatgtTGTAAGATTTGGCACCATGAAAAATCCAATATACCTCCGGGAGCTTGGGCAAATGCCTAATGAATTGTCTACATATGATGTCGAACAGGTTTTTTACCCGAAAATCTTCATATAGCTGTAATAACGAGTACTATGAGGTTGAACCATAGGTTAAGACGTGGCTAAAGTCTCTCTGATGGTATCCTATATCACGCTTGAGGTCTCTCGAGTCTTTATTGTACCAATGTCTCCATTTTAGGGCTTAAGGAATAAGGTAATGAAATTTCAGTACAGAGTTCTGATGTCATCCCGCCAAGCGAATAGATTGGCTTCCCCATTCTTCTTATGGATCTAAGAAGCACTGCACTGAGAGAGAAGCTTTACGTGTCTTTCTAATGACAATGACTAATTACAGATATGATGCTTGAACTATTATGTTGTATGATTTGCATTTTAGTTCAACTTTGCCTTCTGAGATGGTCAAAGTTAAGGATCCccctctttatttttttcttcttcacttGTCAATCCACTTCCTTAAGATAATTATTTTACTAGTTTAACGATGTCGCAAGCACTTAAGTCATTTACTTCCACAATAAAAAAGATTTAAATTTCTTTCTGTAGGTTGCAACACTGGCCCCTAATGTACCAGCAATGCAAGAGCTACATTTTGCGGTACCAATGGCTGGAGCCGTTCTTTGTACATTAAATACACGCCATGATTCAGCTATGGTATCGACATTACTGATGCATTCGGAAGCAAAAGTCATATTTGTGGATCAGCAGTTGCTCAAAATTGCTCAAGGTGCACTAGACCTTATTGCTGACAATAAACTGAAACCACCTCTTCTTGTTGTAATCTCTGAATCTGGCGATCCCCCTCCTATCGATGACTCTAGCACTCACGAATACGATAGTCTCCTCAAAAGTGGAGAAAACCATTTTGCTATAAGGTGGCCGATATCTGAATTTGACCCTATTAGTGTTAACTATACTTCTGGAACAACGTCACGACCCAAAGGAGTTGTTTACAGTCATAGAGGTGCATATCTCAATACAATTGCTACATTTTTGCTACATGAGATGAGTTCATTCCCTACTTATCTTTGGACCGTTCCAACGTTTCACTGCAATGGCTGGTGTCTTGTTTGGGGACTAGCAGCATTGGGCGGCACAAATATTTGTCTGAGAAATGTCTCTCCAAAAGACATCTTTGAAAATATTTCATTGTACAAAGTCACACATATGGGCGGGGCACCAACTGTCTTGAACAAGATTGTGAATTCGCCACCGTGTGATCGACAGCCACTTCCTCACAAGGTTAAAATAATGACAGGTGGTTCACCACCACCTCCGCAAATTATTTCCAAAATGGAGGAGCTCGGATTTGGAGTACATCACTTATATGGACTAACAGAGACATACGGTCCAGGTACGTATTGTATGTGGAAGCCCGAGTGGGATTCCTTGCCTCCTGATGAAAAATTTGTGCTAAAAGCAAGACAAGGAGTACAACATCTTTGTTTAGAGGAAGTTGATGTAAAAGATTCTATGACCATGGAAAAGGTACCGGCTGATGGTAAGACAATAGGAGAAATTATGTTTAGAGGGAATACTGTAATGAGTGGATATTTAAAAGATACAAAAGCAACAGAGGAAGCTTTTAGAGGCGGATGGTTTCACAGTGGTGATCTTGCTGTAAAACATCGCGATGGGTATATAGAAGTTAAGGATCGATTGAAAGACATTATAATTTCTGGTGGAGAAAACATAAGTACGGTTGAGGTGGAACGTGTTTTGTACAGTCATCCAGCAGTTCTTGAAGCAGCAGTAGTAGCACGGCCAGATAATCATTGGGGGCAGACACCTTGCGCGTTTGTGAAGTTGAAGGAGGGATTTAGCATTGGTGATCAAGAAATTATCAACTTTTGTCGGGATAATTTGCCTCATTACATGGCACCTCGGACAGTCATATttgaagatattccaaaaacgtCGACTGGCAAGATGCAGAAATTTATTCTAAGGGAGAAAGCAAAAGCTTTAGGAAGTCTTTTCTGAATGAAATGAAGCAGCAGCACTTGGTTTTCCTCTTTGAAGGTCATTTGCTGAAAGTCTTGTGTATCATTGTTTTGTGCCATTAGGTTCAATATAACTGTTCATTGCATCTCTAACTTTATGTATGGTTTGTCCTGCAAACTTTGGGACATGCAACTGTCTCAAGGCAT
This window encodes:
- the LOC107782888 gene encoding butanoate--CoA ligase AAE1-like, with translation MNHFFKNSRLARNFFNGFSQIHPKNTQIHRTFCKFSIEGLIKCEANHVPLTPLSFLERAANVFRDRTSVIYGSKVKYTWDETHVRCVKLASALVQLGISRGDVVATLAPNVPAMQELHFAVPMAGAVLCTLNTRHDSAMVSTLLMHSEAKVIFVDQQLLKIAQGALDLIADNKLKPPLLVVISESGDPPPIDDSSTHEYDSLLKSGENHFAIRWPISEFDPISVNYTSGTTSRPKGVVYSHRGAYLNTIATFLLHEMSSFPTYLWTVPTFHCNGWCLVWGLAALGGTNICLRNVSPKDIFENISLYKVTHMGGAPTVLNKIVNSPPCDRQPLPHKVKIMTGGSPPPPQIISKMEELGFGVHHLYGLTETYGPGTYCMWKPEWDSLPPDEKFVLKARQGVQHLCLEEVDVKDSMTMEKVPADGKTIGEIMFRGNTVMSGYLKDTKATEEAFRGGWFHSGDLAVKHRDGYIEVKDRLKDIIISGGENISTVEVERVLYSHPAVLEAAVVARPDNHWGQTPCAFVKLKEGFSIGDQEIINFCRDNLPHYMAPRTVIFEDIPKTSTGKMQKFILREKAKALGSLF